The Candidatus Liberimonas magnetica genome includes a window with the following:
- a CDS encoding TPM domain-containing protein: MKKVSFVIILLTSLISISLAFKYPKPSGWINDFAGVIDSENKEKMSAVIAELEQKTSSQISVVTLKNLEGGSIDEASVNLFEEWGIGKKGKDNGILILAAIEDKKVRIEVGYGLEGILPDGLVGSILDSYVIPEFKKGNYGKGLMLGTLAVAFTIAKDQGVELTGKDEYTRNLQPQRPSLLKSLLNLVLLVLIVILFINNPMLFLFFLGLGGGRSSGFGGGFGGGFGGFGGGMSGGGGSSRGW, from the coding sequence ATGAAAAAAGTATCTTTCGTTATAATTTTATTAACAAGCTTAATAAGTATATCCCTAGCCTTTAAGTACCCTAAACCGAGCGGGTGGATAAATGACTTTGCAGGCGTTATAGACTCCGAGAATAAAGAAAAAATGTCGGCAGTTATCGCCGAACTTGAGCAGAAAACATCGTCACAGATATCCGTTGTGACTCTGAAGAACCTGGAAGGGGGCTCGATAGATGAGGCTTCTGTAAATCTTTTTGAAGAGTGGGGTATTGGCAAAAAGGGAAAAGATAACGGGATATTGATACTTGCAGCCATAGAAGATAAGAAAGTAAGGATAGAAGTCGGCTACGGGCTTGAAGGCATACTCCCCGACGGGCTTGTAGGGAGTATCCTGGATTCGTATGTAATACCTGAATTCAAAAAAGGAAATTATGGAAAAGGGCTGATGCTTGGTACTCTGGCTGTTGCATTTACTATTGCTAAAGACCAGGGAGTAGAACTTACCGGTAAAGATGAGTATACAAGAAACCTTCAGCCGCAAAGGCCAAGCCTTTTAAAGTCATTGCTTAATTTGGTATTATTAGTACTGATTGTCATATTGTTCATTAACAACCCCATGTTATTTCTGTTTTTCCTTGGCCTGGGCGGAGGACGTTCTTCGGGTTTCGGCGGCGGTTTCGGCGGCGGTTTCGGAGGGTTTGGCGGCGGTATGAGCGGCGGCGGCGGATCGTCAAGAGGGTGGTAA